Proteins found in one Prosthecobacter sp. genomic segment:
- a CDS encoding PhoH family protein — translation MNSTASTPARRRRPATPVGTKTFVLDTNVLLHDPACIHRFAEHHICIPVDVLSELDRFKNEMTERGANAREVHRALMKIFSAKGASVTTGVPTDGGGSIRVVVYDPDVACEVPSVLEFQRIFPALEKADHRILACTLWLREQVSPPVILVSKDLNMQLKARAVGIECEDYLHDKVEPREVANFDIARVEVSPHELQRFASSGCLTVPENRTAGMVVNDYALLSAGEKATMPAKLSVQGEFVRLHHTPESIKVGQGRAIKPMNLGQACFLDALLDPEISLVTCYGQAGTGKTLLAVAAALQQVFNRTYHGLTVSRPIVAMGQTVGFLPGSLQEKMRPWLQPVYDALDLLMRPMEGTQQGPARKKNRFMPEPQQITAPAAPYDPLIQQGIIEIEALCYIRGRSIPDRFFVLDEAQQLTPLEAKTIVTRMSRGSKLVLVGDPAQIDNPYVDSRSNGLVYTRQRMRGQPFAAHVPLVKGERSALAEAAARLL, via the coding sequence GTGAATTCCACCGCTTCCACCCCCGCCCGCCGCCGCCGCCCCGCCACTCCTGTAGGCACCAAGACCTTTGTTCTCGACACCAACGTCCTCCTTCACGACCCGGCCTGCATTCATCGCTTTGCCGAGCATCACATCTGCATCCCGGTGGATGTACTCAGCGAGCTGGACCGCTTCAAAAACGAAATGACCGAGCGCGGCGCGAATGCACGCGAAGTGCATCGGGCGCTGATGAAAATCTTTTCCGCCAAGGGCGCCTCTGTGACCACGGGCGTTCCCACCGACGGCGGCGGCAGCATCCGCGTCGTCGTTTATGACCCTGATGTCGCCTGCGAAGTACCCAGCGTGCTGGAATTCCAGCGCATCTTCCCCGCGTTGGAAAAAGCCGACCACCGCATCCTCGCCTGCACGCTCTGGCTGCGGGAACAGGTCTCGCCGCCGGTCATTCTCGTCAGCAAAGACCTCAACATGCAGCTCAAGGCCCGTGCCGTGGGCATCGAGTGCGAGGACTATCTGCACGACAAAGTCGAGCCGCGCGAGGTGGCGAACTTCGATATCGCCCGCGTCGAAGTCAGTCCGCATGAACTCCAACGCTTTGCCAGCAGCGGTTGCCTCACCGTGCCGGAGAACCGCACCGCCGGCATGGTCGTGAATGATTATGCGCTGCTCTCCGCTGGTGAGAAAGCCACCATGCCCGCGAAGCTGAGTGTGCAGGGCGAGTTCGTGCGGCTGCATCACACGCCCGAGTCCATCAAGGTCGGCCAGGGCCGCGCCATCAAACCGATGAACCTCGGCCAGGCCTGTTTCCTTGATGCGCTGCTCGATCCCGAGATCAGCCTCGTCACCTGCTACGGCCAGGCCGGCACCGGCAAGACGCTGCTCGCCGTCGCCGCCGCTTTGCAGCAGGTGTTTAACCGCACCTATCATGGCCTCACCGTCAGCCGTCCCATCGTCGCCATGGGTCAGACCGTCGGTTTCCTGCCCGGTTCGTTGCAGGAAAAGATGCGTCCTTGGCTGCAGCCCGTGTATGACGCGCTCGATCTCCTCATGCGCCCGATGGAAGGCACCCAGCAGGGCCCGGCACGCAAAAAGAACCGTTTCATGCCCGAACCGCAGCAGATCACCGCGCCTGCCGCGCCGTACGATCCGCTCATCCAGCAGGGCATCATCGAAATCGAGGCGCTGTGCTACATTCGTGGCCGCAGCATCCCGGACCGCTTCTTCGTACTCGATGAAGCCCAGCAACTCACCCCGCTGGAGGCCAAAACCATCGTCACCCGCATGTCCCGTGGCTCCAAACTCGTCCTCGTCGGCGATCCGGCGCAGATCGACAATCCCTACGTGGACAGCCGCAGCAACGGCCTCGTGTACACTCGCCAGCGCATGCGCGGCCAGCCCTTCGCCGCCCATGTGCCGCTGGTGAAAGGTGAGCGCAGCGCCCTGGCCGAAGCGGCGGCACGCTTGCTATGA
- a CDS encoding pyridoxamine 5'-phosphate oxidase family protein, translated as MSRPQPQPVDPAELPELARTTMRAAKFPMLATVDGDQPRLRPVSPVKTDGFTVYVANLRRYGKTRELEVNPKAELCYTDDDHHQVRITAQAEIVTERPLLEEIWAASPLLRAYLGSIDNPELIIYRFVPSRVRYMREWALEYFEVPV; from the coding sequence ATGTCCAGACCGCAGCCCCAGCCCGTTGATCCCGCCGAACTCCCGGAACTTGCCCGCACCACCATGCGTGCCGCCAAGTTCCCCATGCTCGCCACCGTGGATGGCGACCAGCCGCGTCTGCGCCCCGTTTCACCCGTAAAGACGGATGGATTCACCGTCTATGTCGCCAACCTGCGCCGCTACGGTAAAACGCGCGAGTTGGAGGTGAACCCGAAGGCCGAACTCTGCTACACCGATGACGACCACCACCAAGTGCGCATCACCGCTCAGGCCGAGATCGTCACCGAGCGTCCTTTGCTGGAGGAAATCTGGGCCGCCAGCCCGCTTCTGCGTGCCTACCTCGGCAGCATCGACAATCCCGAACTCATCATCTACCGCTTCGTTCCCAGCCGGGTGCGCTACATGCGCGAATGGGCGCTGGAATACTTTGAGGTGCCTGTTTAG
- a CDS encoding EF-hand domain-containing protein, giving the protein MKAITSILSILALAATLNAAEGDKKPEGDAPKKPAAEGDAKKPAAEGGKKKAPSAEELIKKLDKDGNGSLSKEEYLASPQAKKDSAKAEERFGKMDKDKNGSLSKEELTPKPKKDAK; this is encoded by the coding sequence ATGAAAGCGATCACCTCGATCCTCTCCATTCTCGCCCTCGCCGCCACCCTCAACGCCGCCGAAGGCGACAAGAAGCCCGAAGGCGATGCTCCGAAGAAACCCGCCGCTGAAGGCGATGCCAAGAAACCCGCCGCCGAAGGTGGCAAGAAGAAGGCCCCGAGCGCCGAAGAATTGATCAAGAAGCTCGACAAGGACGGCAACGGTTCCCTCTCCAAGGAAGAGTACCTCGCCTCCCCACAGGCCAAGAAAGATTCTGCCAAGGCTGAGGAGCGTTTCGGCAAAATGGACAAGGACAAAAACGGCTCCCTCTCCAAGGAAGAGCTGACCCCGAAGCCGAAGAAGGACGCGAAGTAA